In Rana temporaria chromosome 3, aRanTem1.1, whole genome shotgun sequence, a single window of DNA contains:
- the LOC120933676 gene encoding beta-1,3-galactosyltransferase 5-like — translation MKIRMVIFLQACLCTFIFLFIAKKILHPPTVDHGTQESTQESPPPPQRQSVTLRDATYTYHLEYPWFLYEYPYLQNYHCSVLLSPQSELTQDPPEPLLLLAIKSNPWSTNRRSALRQTWAREGMTEGYRVRPIFLMAQVDSVGYMSVVERESEEYKDILQWDFMEDHHNLSLKERCFLEWLHFKMPHVAYVFKGDDDEFVNPAALVRYIKEYGTPRSLHGAVQHHSIVLRYSKYRVSESLFSNNKYPYFLSGGGFLLPGAAVPLLYRASQEIPVFPLDDVYLGFLILASNLTLRDEKRFYVWGLRFDACRFQEALVVHDIDMENLTTMWREVQEAKCEPTSVAIK, via the exons ATGAAGATTCGGATGGTAATTTTTCTCCAGGCCTGCCTGTGTACATTTAtattcctttttattgcaaaaaaaattctgcatccCCCCACTGTGGACCATGGCACCCAAGAAAGCACCCAAGAAAGCCCGCCTCCACCTCAGCGGCAGTCAGTGACTCTCCGAGACGCGACTTACACCTATCACCTTGAATATCCTTGGTTCCTGTATGAGTACCCTTACCTGCAGAATTATCACTGCTCGGTCCTTCTTTCCCCACAGTCAGAGCTGACTCAGGACCCGCCGGAACCCCTGCTACTGCTGGCGATCAAGTCCAACCCATGGTCCACCAACAGGAGGTCAGCACTAAGGCAGACGTGGGCCAGGGAAGGGATGACTGAGGGCTACCGGGTGAGGCCGATCTTCCTGATGGCTCAGGTTGACAGCGTTGGCTACATGAGCGTAGTGGAGAGGGAGAGTGAGGAGTATAAGGATATCCTGCAGTGGGACTTTATGGAGGACCATCATAACCTATCTCTGAAGGAGAGGTGCTTCCTGGAGTGGCTACACTTTAAGATGCCCCATGTTGCCTACGTATTCAAAG GTGACGATGATGAATTTGTGAATCCTGCCGCATTGGTACGGTACATCAAGGAATACGGAACCCCGCGTTCACTACATGGCGCAGTGCAGCATCACTCTATCGTCCTCCGTTACTCAAAATACAGAGTCTCAGAGTCTCTGTTTTCAAACAACAAATATCCTTATTTCCTGTCCGGCGGGGGATTTCTCCTCCCAGGAGCCGCAGTCCCACTCCTCTACCGGGCTTCCCAGGAAATCCCTGTCTTCCCTTTGGATGATGTGTATCTAGGCTTCCTGATCCTGGCCAGCAACCTAACCCTGCGGGACGAAAAACGCTTTTATGTTTGGGGGCTGCGTTTTGATGCCTGTCGCTTCCAGGAAGCCCTAGTGGTTCACGATATCGATATGGAGAATTTAACAACAATGTGGAGAGAGGTTCAAGAAGCAAAGTGTGAGCCTACAAGTGTCGCTATCAAATGA